One Bacteroidota bacterium genomic window carries:
- a CDS encoding tetratricopeptide repeat protein, whose protein sequence is MLQSDRLIALQKLLEKEPNDSFLNYAHALELQKLGNHLKAIEIIETIVKSDENYLGAYYQLGQLYELIGEKEKARNAYLQGCTIAQDQKQLKALSELKQAVLMMDE, encoded by the coding sequence ATGCTACAATCAGATCGATTAATAGCCTTGCAAAAATTACTTGAAAAGGAACCCAACGATTCATTTTTAAACTACGCTCATGCTCTTGAACTTCAAAAATTAGGAAATCACTTAAAGGCGATTGAAATAATAGAAACAATCGTAAAAAGTGATGAAAATTATTTAGGAGCCTACTATCAATTGGGTCAATTGTATGAATTGATAGGTGAAAAGGAAAAGGCAAGAAATGCATATTTGCAAGGATGTACAATTGCCCAAGATCAAAAACAGCTGAAGGCGCTTTCTGAGTTAAAGCAAGCTGTTTTAATGATGGATGAGTAG
- a CDS encoding MBL fold metallo-hydrolase, giving the protein MYIQQLYTNCLAEAAYYIESNGEAAIIDPLREVEPYLELAKSRNAKIKYIFETHFHADFVSGHIDLAKVCGAKIVYGPGAKANYEIHAAADGEIFELGAIKLKTLHTPGHTLESCCFILIDETGIEHAIFTGDTLFVGDVGRPDLAVKSDLSREDLAGMMYDSVQKLLTLKDEIIVYPGHGAGSACGKNIGKETTTTIGIQKKLNYALQPMSKVEFVKALTDGLTEPPKYFFVDAGINKAGYDSIDSVLKKNTKSILIDEFQKQVEEGALIIDTRDPDTFEKEFIPGSINIGLGGQYAIWVGSLINHTTPLVLICENGKETESVLRLARIGFENVHGILKDGINAWKNAGLVTDSVHSINPDEFVKNQAGVKSVIDVRNEGEWNSTGIIKDAHLITLSKLEDTMNTLDKNEHHFVHCAGGYRSMIASSILKKHGFNSITNIRGGIGKLKEAGVTLVSA; this is encoded by the coding sequence ATGTATATTCAACAGTTGTACACAAATTGCTTAGCTGAGGCTGCTTACTATATTGAATCGAATGGAGAGGCTGCTATTATTGACCCATTGCGTGAAGTTGAGCCGTATCTTGAACTTGCTAAAAGTAGAAATGCTAAGATTAAATATATTTTCGAGACGCATTTTCACGCCGACTTTGTTTCCGGACATATAGACCTAGCGAAGGTTTGCGGTGCTAAAATTGTTTATGGTCCCGGCGCAAAGGCGAATTACGAAATACACGCAGCTGCCGATGGTGAAATATTTGAACTTGGGGCAATTAAGTTAAAAACACTGCATACACCAGGGCATACGCTTGAATCGTGTTGTTTTATTTTGATTGATGAAACTGGCATTGAACATGCAATTTTTACTGGTGATACATTGTTTGTTGGGGATGTTGGGCGTCCCGACCTTGCTGTTAAAAGTGATTTAAGTCGCGAAGATTTGGCAGGAATGATGTATGATTCGGTGCAAAAGTTACTTACTTTAAAAGACGAAATAATTGTGTATCCCGGACACGGAGCAGGATCCGCTTGTGGCAAAAATATTGGCAAAGAAACTACTACAACAATAGGTATTCAAAAAAAATTGAACTATGCTTTGCAGCCTATGTCTAAGGTTGAATTCGTTAAAGCGCTGACTGATGGGCTAACAGAGCCTCCTAAATATTTCTTTGTGGATGCTGGAATTAATAAAGCTGGTTATGATTCGATTGACTCAGTACTGAAAAAAAACACAAAGAGTATTCTGATTGATGAGTTTCAAAAGCAAGTTGAAGAAGGTGCATTAATCATAGATACAAGAGACCCTGATACCTTTGAGAAGGAGTTTATACCTGGTTCAATCAATATTGGCTTAGGTGGTCAATATGCAATATGGGTGGGTTCTTTAATTAACCATACTACACCTTTAGTTTTAATTTGTGAAAACGGTAAGGAAACTGAAAGTGTATTGCGCTTAGCCCGCATTGGATTTGAAAATGTGCATGGTATTTTAAAGGATGGAATTAATGCATGGAAAAATGCCGGTTTAGTAACGGACTCAGTTCACTCAATTAATCCGGATGAATTTGTGAAAAATCAAGCAGGAGTAAAATCCGTGATAGATGTTAGAAATGAAGGAGAGTGGAATTCTACCGGTATCATAAAAGATGCACACTTAATTACTTTGAGCAAACTTGAAGATACTATGAATACACTTGATAAAAATGAACATCATTTCGTTCATTGTGCCGGTGGTTATAGAAGTATGATTGCTTCCTCCATATTAAAAAAACATGGTTTTAATTCTATCACAAATATTCGTGGTGGAATAGGAAAATTAAAAGAAGCAGGAGTTACTTTAGTTTCAGCATAA